A part of Acropora palmata chromosome 6, jaAcrPala1.3, whole genome shotgun sequence genomic DNA contains:
- the LOC141884679 gene encoding uncharacterized protein LOC141884679 isoform X1: MCFVLQRMPLQECYRGRVICNEMAAFPHRRVGRLKLPGSLKTIRLREFVFNHWRGRKHSLGFGERTDSEFAEFLLHRRATNYGGSEEEARDFSVPVEDDGTGALPLFSTPIRGHHASSVNTDVGITGVTQGGIEHVSGSVMFAASLVNAGYCTVQGNPYSGFNCDQSADAVYEDGSTDKTSHLLEDSDDDLEFTFSMASVVDKLVDDQSECDDSSDNDSSNVFEYGNEGVLHSVLEVEDMDISESCLDEERTVTMIEDIVETDETVVNNSQHAHSPEDCAQEPNNLSPLMQSKKVEDNTEVIIKTMKTALDKLTTLDGLEEFVSLQSRSRYLVSQEKLVELVGSTCCEQTDGQKCDAQLSFHSKVVGSSLELTWYCKSGHGRKWVSSETLPSKKRGTIAINDGLLASAVIISGNNYSKFSLLCQALGMQIISEASFLRFQKHCAAPVIEEVWLEMNELVKQIFKDYEEICLCGDGRNDSPGHSARYCVYTLVEHFTSAVVDFSVIDKRETGGNSTTMEKEALRRLLEKLAVGFPFQELTTDASPAVIKLVRELKEKYPQLMELFHSLDIWHKAKKLTKALHLAAKIKGCSDLKDWVDPIVNHFWFCCQTAEGSEERIKDTWQGVLHHVCGEHEWAEGKCMHEAHDGETADANTRPKYLTKDSKALAALRKIVLDPKWLKTLHFYVWFRHTSVLESYNSMMTKYVPKRMAFEYAYFIMRVTLAAIDHNYHLSRKPAQRKNGGERGHRKYSKRSQKYHAEVVREEKSYNYFPFLISKMLQRRSQIEGTFSQPSDRNEFDPKQIAPTLAMKEPPPTEVLMKGPSRFLKKSKF; this comes from the exons ATGTGCTTCGTTCTTCAGAGGATGCCGCTTCAAGAATGCTATAGGGGAAGGGTAATCTGTAATGAGATGGCGGCCTTTCCACACCGTCGAGTCGGAAGACTGAAGTTACCGGGCTCGTTGAAAACGATTCGTCTGAGAgagtttgtttttaaccaTTGGAGAGGAAGAAAACATTCTCTTGGCTTCGGAGAAAGAACCGACAGCGAGTTTGCGGAATTCCTCTTGCACCGAAG AGCGACAAACTATGGTGGAAGTGAAGAAGAAGCACGTGATTTTTCCGTTCCAGTTGAGGATGATGGTACTG GTGCATTACCCTTATTTTCCACCCCGATCCGTGGACACCATGCAAGCTCAGTCAATAC GGATGTTGGTATTACTGGAGTCACCCAGGGGGGGATTGAACATGTGTCAGGTAGTGTGATGTTTGCAGCCAGCTTAGTCAATGCTGGCTACTGCACTGTTCAAGGAAATCCTTATTCAGGATTCAATTGTGACCAGTCAGCTGATGCAGTTTATGAAGATGGTTCAACTGACAAGACATCACACTTGCTGGAAGATTCAGATGATGATCTTGAATTCACTTTCAG CATGGCATCAGTTGTAGACAAACTTGTAGATGACCAGTCCGAATGTGATGACTCTTCAGACAATGACTCTTCAAATGTCTTTGAATATGGAAA TGAAGGTGTGCTACATTCAGTTTTAGAGGTGGAAGACATGGATATTTCTGAAAGTTGTTTAGATGAGGAGCGTACAGTCACTATGATCGAGGATATTGTTGAAACTGATGAGACAGTGGTAAATAACTCTCAGCATGCTCACTCCCCAGAAGATTGTGCCCAGGAGCCCAACAATTTGTCTCCACTAATGCAGTCTAAAAAAGTAGAAGACAACACAGAGGTCATCATAAAGACGATGAAGACTGCCCTGGATAAGTTGACTACCCTGGATGGGTTGGAAGAGTTTGTTTCACTTCAGAGTAGATCCCGCTACCTGGTATCTCAGGAGAAACTGGTGGAGCTTGTGGGTTCCACATGTTGTGAACAGACAGATGGACAGAAATGTGATGCTCAGCTTAGCTTCCACTCAAAGGTAGTAGGGTCCAGTTTAGAACTTACCTGGTATTGCAAGTCTGGCCATGGAAGAAAGTGGGTTTCAAGTGAAACTCTCCCCTCTAAAAAGAGGGGTACAATTGCCATAAATGATGGGTTGCTGGCATCTGCTGTCATTATTTCTGGTAACAACTACTCCAAATTTAGTCTGCTTTGTCAGGCACTGGGTATGCAGATCATCAGTGAAGCCTCTTTTCTAAGGTTTCAAAAGCACTGTGCTGCTCCAGTGATTGAGGAAGTTTGGTTGGAGATGAATGAGCTAGTTAAGCAGATATTTAAAGACTATGAAGAAATCTGTCTGTGTGGGGATGGACGAAATGATTCCCCCGGCCACAGTGCTCGGTATTGTGTTTACACCTTGGTTGAACACTTTACTAGTGCTGTGGTTGATTTCTCAGTTATCGATAAAAGGGAGACTGGTGGCAATTCCACTACAATGGAGAAGGAGGCCCTAAGGAGACTGTTGGAAAAGCTGGCTGTTGGATTTCCATTCCAGGAATTAACTACAGATGCTTCACCAGCAGTGATTAAGCTTGTCAGGGAGTTGAAGG aAAAGTATCCACAGCTGATGGAGCTTTTTCACTCACTGGACATTTGGCATAAGGCTAAGAAACTAACAAAGGCTCTCCATCTG GCTGCCAAAATTAAGGGTTGTTCTGACTTGAAGGACTGGGTAGATCCGATTGTAAACCACTTTTGGTTCTGCTGTCAGACTGCGGAGGGAAGTGAGGAGAGGATAAAG GACACATGGCAAGGTGTTCTTCATCATGTTTGTGGAGAGCATGAGTGGGCGGAGGGAAAGTGCATGCACGAAGCACACGACGGTGAAACTGCTGATGCTAACACTCGACCAAAGTACTTGACCAAAGATTCCAAGGCTCTAGCTGCCTTGCGAAAGATAGTGTTGGACCCTAAATGGCTTAAAACACTACATTTCTATGTGTGGTTCAG GCATACCAGTGTGCTTGAGTCGTACAACAGTATGATGACCAAGTATGTACCCAAAAGGATGGCCTTTGA ATATGCATACTTCATCATGAGGGTCACACTGGCTGCCATTGACCACAATTACCACCTGTCAAGAAAGCCAGCTCAAAGAAAGAATGGGGGGGAACGTGGTCATCGAAAATATTCCAAACGATCACAGAAGTATCATGCAGAAGTTGTGAGAGAAGAGAAGTCTTACAACTACTTCCCTTTCTTAATCAGTAAAATGCTGCAAAGGCGTTCTCAGATTGAGGGAACTTTTAGCCAGCCTTCAGATAGAAATGAGTTTGACCCTAAGCAGATTGCACCAACACTAGCCATGAAAGAGCCCCCTCCAACTGAGGTTTTAATGAAAGGACCATCGCGATTTCTAAAAAAGTCAAAGTTTTGA
- the LOC141884679 gene encoding uncharacterized protein LOC141884679 isoform X2, which yields MCFVLQRMPLQECYRGRVICNEMAAFPHRRVGRLKLPGSLKTIRLREFVFNHWRGRKHSLGFGERTDSEFAEFLLHRRATNYGGSEEEARDFSVPVEDDGTGALPLFSTPIRGHHASSVNTDVGITGVTQGGIEHVSGSVMFAASLVNAGYCTVQGNPYSGFNCDQSADAVYEDGSTDKTSHLLEDSDDDLEFTFSEGVLHSVLEVEDMDISESCLDEERTVTMIEDIVETDETVVNNSQHAHSPEDCAQEPNNLSPLMQSKKVEDNTEVIIKTMKTALDKLTTLDGLEEFVSLQSRSRYLVSQEKLVELVGSTCCEQTDGQKCDAQLSFHSKVVGSSLELTWYCKSGHGRKWVSSETLPSKKRGTIAINDGLLASAVIISGNNYSKFSLLCQALGMQIISEASFLRFQKHCAAPVIEEVWLEMNELVKQIFKDYEEICLCGDGRNDSPGHSARYCVYTLVEHFTSAVVDFSVIDKRETGGNSTTMEKEALRRLLEKLAVGFPFQELTTDASPAVIKLVRELKEKYPQLMELFHSLDIWHKAKKLTKALHLAAKIKGCSDLKDWVDPIVNHFWFCCQTAEGSEERIKDTWQGVLHHVCGEHEWAEGKCMHEAHDGETADANTRPKYLTKDSKALAALRKIVLDPKWLKTLHFYVWFRHTSVLESYNSMMTKYVPKRMAFEYAYFIMRVTLAAIDHNYHLSRKPAQRKNGGERGHRKYSKRSQKYHAEVVREEKSYNYFPFLISKMLQRRSQIEGTFSQPSDRNEFDPKQIAPTLAMKEPPPTEVLMKGPSRFLKKSKF from the exons ATGTGCTTCGTTCTTCAGAGGATGCCGCTTCAAGAATGCTATAGGGGAAGGGTAATCTGTAATGAGATGGCGGCCTTTCCACACCGTCGAGTCGGAAGACTGAAGTTACCGGGCTCGTTGAAAACGATTCGTCTGAGAgagtttgtttttaaccaTTGGAGAGGAAGAAAACATTCTCTTGGCTTCGGAGAAAGAACCGACAGCGAGTTTGCGGAATTCCTCTTGCACCGAAG AGCGACAAACTATGGTGGAAGTGAAGAAGAAGCACGTGATTTTTCCGTTCCAGTTGAGGATGATGGTACTG GTGCATTACCCTTATTTTCCACCCCGATCCGTGGACACCATGCAAGCTCAGTCAATAC GGATGTTGGTATTACTGGAGTCACCCAGGGGGGGATTGAACATGTGTCAGGTAGTGTGATGTTTGCAGCCAGCTTAGTCAATGCTGGCTACTGCACTGTTCAAGGAAATCCTTATTCAGGATTCAATTGTGACCAGTCAGCTGATGCAGTTTATGAAGATGGTTCAACTGACAAGACATCACACTTGCTGGAAGATTCAGATGATGATCTTGAATTCACTTTCAG TGAAGGTGTGCTACATTCAGTTTTAGAGGTGGAAGACATGGATATTTCTGAAAGTTGTTTAGATGAGGAGCGTACAGTCACTATGATCGAGGATATTGTTGAAACTGATGAGACAGTGGTAAATAACTCTCAGCATGCTCACTCCCCAGAAGATTGTGCCCAGGAGCCCAACAATTTGTCTCCACTAATGCAGTCTAAAAAAGTAGAAGACAACACAGAGGTCATCATAAAGACGATGAAGACTGCCCTGGATAAGTTGACTACCCTGGATGGGTTGGAAGAGTTTGTTTCACTTCAGAGTAGATCCCGCTACCTGGTATCTCAGGAGAAACTGGTGGAGCTTGTGGGTTCCACATGTTGTGAACAGACAGATGGACAGAAATGTGATGCTCAGCTTAGCTTCCACTCAAAGGTAGTAGGGTCCAGTTTAGAACTTACCTGGTATTGCAAGTCTGGCCATGGAAGAAAGTGGGTTTCAAGTGAAACTCTCCCCTCTAAAAAGAGGGGTACAATTGCCATAAATGATGGGTTGCTGGCATCTGCTGTCATTATTTCTGGTAACAACTACTCCAAATTTAGTCTGCTTTGTCAGGCACTGGGTATGCAGATCATCAGTGAAGCCTCTTTTCTAAGGTTTCAAAAGCACTGTGCTGCTCCAGTGATTGAGGAAGTTTGGTTGGAGATGAATGAGCTAGTTAAGCAGATATTTAAAGACTATGAAGAAATCTGTCTGTGTGGGGATGGACGAAATGATTCCCCCGGCCACAGTGCTCGGTATTGTGTTTACACCTTGGTTGAACACTTTACTAGTGCTGTGGTTGATTTCTCAGTTATCGATAAAAGGGAGACTGGTGGCAATTCCACTACAATGGAGAAGGAGGCCCTAAGGAGACTGTTGGAAAAGCTGGCTGTTGGATTTCCATTCCAGGAATTAACTACAGATGCTTCACCAGCAGTGATTAAGCTTGTCAGGGAGTTGAAGG aAAAGTATCCACAGCTGATGGAGCTTTTTCACTCACTGGACATTTGGCATAAGGCTAAGAAACTAACAAAGGCTCTCCATCTG GCTGCCAAAATTAAGGGTTGTTCTGACTTGAAGGACTGGGTAGATCCGATTGTAAACCACTTTTGGTTCTGCTGTCAGACTGCGGAGGGAAGTGAGGAGAGGATAAAG GACACATGGCAAGGTGTTCTTCATCATGTTTGTGGAGAGCATGAGTGGGCGGAGGGAAAGTGCATGCACGAAGCACACGACGGTGAAACTGCTGATGCTAACACTCGACCAAAGTACTTGACCAAAGATTCCAAGGCTCTAGCTGCCTTGCGAAAGATAGTGTTGGACCCTAAATGGCTTAAAACACTACATTTCTATGTGTGGTTCAG GCATACCAGTGTGCTTGAGTCGTACAACAGTATGATGACCAAGTATGTACCCAAAAGGATGGCCTTTGA ATATGCATACTTCATCATGAGGGTCACACTGGCTGCCATTGACCACAATTACCACCTGTCAAGAAAGCCAGCTCAAAGAAAGAATGGGGGGGAACGTGGTCATCGAAAATATTCCAAACGATCACAGAAGTATCATGCAGAAGTTGTGAGAGAAGAGAAGTCTTACAACTACTTCCCTTTCTTAATCAGTAAAATGCTGCAAAGGCGTTCTCAGATTGAGGGAACTTTTAGCCAGCCTTCAGATAGAAATGAGTTTGACCCTAAGCAGATTGCACCAACACTAGCCATGAAAGAGCCCCCTCCAACTGAGGTTTTAATGAAAGGACCATCGCGATTTCTAAAAAAGTCAAAGTTTTGA